Within the Magnetococcus sp. PR-3 genome, the region TAAAATCAGCTCTTCGGAAAAACGTGAGAGATGCATCATCAAAGTCGAACAGGCGGCCATCATCTCAATGGCAAAATCCCGATCCGAAACGGCATCCAAGGAGTTCTCACACAATCCATCAAATGCCAACTCTTTGGCCACACTCTCCCGATCCAGGGGAAAAGTGGTACCCGCTAAGGCTGCAGAACCTAAAGGCATACGGTTCAAGCGGGGGCGCATATCACGAAAACGGCCATAGTCACGGCTGAGCATCTCATAATAGGCCATAAGGTGGTGGCCAAAGGTAACCGGCTGGGCACTCTGCATATGGGTAAAGCCGGGCATGATCACATCGGCATGCTTATCCGCCAAGTTTACCAAGCCGGATTGCAGGGTATGGATCGCCTCCAAGATGGCATCCAACTCATCCCGCAAATAGAGACGGAAGTCGGTAGCCACCTGATCATTCCGTGAACGGGCGGTGTGTAACTTACCCGCCACAGGACCAATAATCTCGGTAAGGCGACTCTCCACATGCATGTGGATATCCTCCAGCGTATTGCTGTAGGTCATCTCACCCCGGTCGATCTCACCCCGGACCTGGTCCAGCCCGGCCAAAATCTTATCTGCATCCGCCTGGGGAATAATCCCCTGTTGGCCCAACATGCGGCAGTGGGCTTTGGAGCCACGGATATCATGTTGGTAGAGACGCACATCGTATTCAATGGAGGCGCTGAATGCTTCGACAAAAGCGTTGGTGGGTTCACTAAAACGTCCACCCCACAATTTGCCCATAGGCTTGCCGTCAGACATGCGATGACTCCGTAGATTCGGTTGAGTTAACAAATGAAAAGGTAGGATAGGGCCACACACCATACCGACTGATGCACAAAGTATACGGGGGAATCAGAAGGGATCAATGATGAACGGTATTGGAAACGAAAAGATAAAACCTTGGGGCGTAACCCTTTACCCTTCGTTTAAAAGGGGAAAGTGCGTATCCCTTGAAAAACCCCAAGCCCTATTTCGGACATGTAACCAAGCAGACAGCCCCTTGGTTTTGGGTAAGTTCAACGGTTTGAATGGTCAAACCAACCCAAAAGAAGGGCCCGGAGAAATGCCACCTCCAGGCCCCCTTTCTGGTTATTTTTCAGGGCCGTTACGCAACACAGCCGCA harbors:
- the argH gene encoding argininosuccinate lyase, coding for MSDGKPMGKLWGGRFSEPTNAFVEAFSASIEYDVRLYQHDIRGSKAHCRMLGQQGIIPQADADKILAGLDQVRGEIDRGEMTYSNTLEDIHMHVESRLTEIIGPVAGKLHTARSRNDQVATDFRLYLRDELDAILEAIHTLQSGLVNLADKHADVIMPGFTHMQSAQPVTFGHHLMAYYEMLSRDYGRFRDMRPRLNRMPLGSAALAGTTFPLDRESVAKELAFDGLCENSLDAVSDRDFAIEMMAACSTLMMHLSRFSEELILWSAPAYGFIRLPDAFCTGSSIMPQKKNPDVPELVRGKVGRVYGALTGVLTLMKGLPLAYNRDMQEDKEAVFDAVDTVRACLRVFGDMVPGMEPQVEKMRTTAGAGFATATDLADYLVRKQIPFREAHEIVGTIVRVAEDKGVDLDGLTLADLQSVDGRIESDVTGVLSVEASVNARQAIGGTAVETVRQAIAKAKIALG